In Calditrichota bacterium, the sequence CGATGGTCGACTGTCGGGTTTACCAGCTGAGGGAGGCTACCCATGGCAAACTACAAGATTGTGGAAATCGAAGGTATCGGCAAATCTCATGCAAACAAGTTGGCCAAGGCCGGAATCACGACGGTGAGCGACCTGCTCGAAAAAGGGGCCACGCGCAAGGGACGCAAGGACTTGGCAGATGCTACCGGCATCGATGAGTCCCTGATCCTGAAGTGGGTGAACGCCGCGGACCTATTCCGCATCCCAGGCATTGGCAGCGAGTACGCCGAGCTGCTGGAGAAGGCGGGTGTGGACAGCGTCAAGGAACTGCGCAACCGCAAGCCTGAGAATCTCCATGCGGCCCTCACCGAGGTGAACGAGAAGCACAAACTCGTGCGGAAGCTGCCCGGACTCAGCCAGGTAGAAGGCTGGGTGCAGGCTGCCAAGCAGCTCGAGCCGGTCATCAAGTACTAAGCGGAGTCGCAGAAGCAAGTTCCATAACAAAACAAGCGGCGCCTCACTTGCTGGGCGCCGCGCGGTTTTCGGGGGAGAAAGGAGGGGTACGGCTCTCCCGCAATCCGTTCAGCCTTCCTCCGCTGCACCACATCGCGCACGTTTCCTGGAAGAACAAACCTGTCACGGCACTTGAAATCACAAGGAGACTATCCAATGGGAACCTTTAGTTTCCTGAAGAACGTAGGTG encodes:
- a CDS encoding DUF4332 domain-containing protein, producing the protein MANYKIVEIEGIGKSHANKLAKAGITTVSDLLEKGATRKGRKDLADATGIDESLILKWVNAADLFRIPGIGSEYAELLEKAGVDSVKELRNRKPENLHAALTEVNEKHKLVRKLPGLSQVEGWVQAAKQLEPVIKY